The following are encoded in a window of Sinorhizobium sojae CCBAU 05684 genomic DNA:
- a CDS encoding ABC transporter substrate-binding protein: protein MRSLRVLFTTVALGVAATLNAAHAEVLKVAGPWEITGIDPAQTGYVFSRLQVAETLVTVNHEGKLVPSLADRWSVSGDGLTWRFTLRENARFHDGAPVTAETAAASLKRALSGVGVLSQAPLAEITSEGRDVVVRLTKPFSALPAYLVHFSTIVLAPSSFDAGGKVTQIVGSGPYKVKSLTAPARLELQASGGWWGGKPEIEEVSYLAVGQGETRALMAESGEADLVFSMLPVSVDRLKANPKLDVQIATIPRTRILKVNAASPFFDQIEERQAISAAIDRAGITKVILRNADLAATQLFPPAMKGWNSPDVKPLMRDVDKAQELLAAAGWEAGSDGILQKDGKRFSVTLLTYSSWPELPPIATALQAQLRQVGIEVKVSVGNSSEIPARHQDGTLEMGLISRLYSIVPDPVGTLLQDYGPGGSDWGSMGWDNKEIQSVVEQLAATSDTAARAPLQSRAVEILQRELPSIPVTWSELAIVSNKRITGVKVDPLEVNYGLSAIRWAE from the coding sequence ATGCGCTCACTGCGCGTGCTGTTCACTACGGTTGCACTCGGCGTCGCCGCGACGCTTAACGCGGCTCATGCCGAGGTGCTCAAGGTTGCCGGCCCATGGGAGATTACCGGCATTGATCCGGCCCAGACCGGCTATGTCTTCAGCCGATTGCAAGTCGCCGAAACTCTTGTAACCGTGAACCACGAGGGCAAGCTGGTTCCCTCCCTTGCGGATCGGTGGAGCGTCAGCGGCGACGGTCTGACATGGCGCTTTACTCTCCGTGAGAATGCGCGTTTCCATGACGGCGCGCCCGTAACGGCGGAAACGGCCGCGGCCAGTCTGAAGCGCGCTCTTTCGGGTGTCGGCGTGCTCTCTCAGGCGCCGCTTGCCGAGATCACCAGTGAGGGGCGGGACGTGGTGGTCCGGCTGACCAAACCGTTCTCTGCCCTGCCCGCCTACCTCGTGCATTTCAGCACGATCGTGCTGGCGCCTTCCTCATTTGATGCGGGGGGTAAAGTCACGCAGATCGTTGGATCCGGACCCTACAAGGTGAAGAGCCTTACCGCTCCGGCACGGCTGGAGTTACAGGCCTCCGGCGGGTGGTGGGGCGGCAAGCCCGAGATTGAGGAAGTCAGCTATCTCGCAGTGGGACAAGGCGAGACCCGAGCGCTGATGGCGGAAAGCGGTGAAGCGGATCTGGTCTTTTCCATGCTGCCGGTCTCGGTGGATCGTTTGAAGGCAAATCCGAAACTTGATGTGCAGATTGCCACCATCCCTCGCACGCGCATTCTCAAGGTGAATGCGGCGTCGCCATTTTTCGATCAGATTGAGGAGCGCCAGGCGATCAGCGCGGCGATCGACCGCGCCGGGATCACCAAGGTAATCCTGCGCAACGCCGATCTTGCCGCAACCCAGTTGTTCCCGCCTGCGATGAAGGGCTGGAATTCCCCCGACGTCAAGCCGCTCATGCGGGACGTCGACAAGGCGCAGGAACTCCTGGCCGCCGCGGGCTGGGAAGCCGGCAGCGACGGTATTCTGCAAAAAGACGGCAAGCGGTTCAGCGTGACGCTGCTGACCTATTCCAGTTGGCCCGAACTGCCGCCCATCGCGACGGCGCTTCAGGCCCAGCTTAGACAGGTGGGTATCGAGGTAAAGGTTTCCGTGGGAAACAGCTCGGAAATTCCGGCGCGCCATCAGGACGGAACGCTGGAGATGGGGCTGATCTCGCGGCTCTATTCGATCGTGCCGGATCCCGTCGGAACGCTGCTCCAGGATTATGGTCCCGGCGGAAGCGACTGGGGCTCGATGGGTTGGGACAACAAGGAAATCCAGAGCGTCGTCGAACAACTTGCGGCGACGAGCGACACGGCAGCCCGCGCCCCGCTTCAGAGTCGCGCGGTGGAGATCCTGCAGCGAGAGCTGCCAAGCATTCCAGTCACCTGGTCGGAGCTCGCCATCGTCTCGAACAAGAGGATCACCGGGGTCAAGGTCGATCCCCTGGAAGTGAATTACGGCCTCTCGGCCATCCGCTGGGCAGAGTAA